A single Thiohalobacter thiocyanaticus DNA region contains:
- the chrA gene encoding chromate efflux transporter — translation MTGSYEANTDQDATRQPPPPVSLMTAFLYWLKLGFISFGGPAGQISMMHTELVERRRWISEHRFLHALNYTMVLPGPEAQQLATYIGWLMHGTLGGIMAGTLFVLPSLAILMGLTWVYLVYGDTPLVAGILYGIKPAVTAIVVFAAYRIGSRALRNGALWALAAAAFIAIFALNVPFPYIVLSAAIIGYIGGRVAPDRFRTGGGHGASAGSYGPALIDDSSPVPHWARFSWKSTAVHFMAGLAIWILAEGALYLAYGWQGPLTQMGWFFTKAALVTFGGAYAVLPYVYQGGVEHHQWLTGTQMIDGLALGETTPGPLIMVVAFVGFVGGWTLEIFGPDSLLLAGAAGASVATLFTFLPSFLFILIGAPAVEATRHDIKFTAPLTGITAAVVGVVINLAVFFAWHVLWPEGTQAAPFSGRFEWFSLLITIGAFFALWRYKVGIIPVLGICSAVGLVYSLLV, via the coding sequence ATGACGGGTTCCTACGAAGCGAATACTGACCAGGACGCCACACGGCAACCTCCTCCGCCGGTTTCACTCATGACCGCCTTTCTCTACTGGCTGAAGCTCGGTTTCATCAGCTTCGGCGGCCCGGCGGGGCAGATCTCCATGATGCATACCGAGCTGGTGGAGCGGCGTCGCTGGATCAGCGAACACCGGTTTCTGCATGCCCTGAATTACACCATGGTACTGCCGGGACCCGAGGCTCAGCAGCTCGCCACCTATATCGGCTGGCTCATGCACGGCACCCTGGGCGGCATCATGGCGGGAACACTGTTCGTGCTGCCGTCCCTGGCGATCCTGATGGGACTGACCTGGGTCTATCTGGTCTATGGTGATACGCCGCTCGTGGCGGGAATCCTCTACGGGATCAAGCCTGCGGTAACCGCCATCGTGGTATTCGCCGCCTATCGCATCGGCTCCCGGGCTCTGCGCAATGGCGCACTCTGGGCGTTGGCGGCGGCAGCCTTCATCGCCATCTTCGCGCTGAACGTCCCCTTTCCCTACATCGTTCTGTCGGCGGCCATCATCGGCTACATCGGCGGACGTGTCGCACCCGACAGATTCAGGACCGGCGGCGGCCACGGCGCCTCTGCCGGCAGCTACGGCCCCGCGCTCATCGACGACAGCAGCCCAGTGCCGCACTGGGCACGATTCAGCTGGAAATCCACGGCCGTACACTTCATGGCCGGTCTGGCCATCTGGATCCTGGCGGAAGGCGCGCTCTACCTGGCTTACGGCTGGCAGGGGCCGCTGACGCAGATGGGCTGGTTCTTCACGAAGGCCGCGCTGGTGACCTTCGGCGGCGCCTACGCGGTCCTGCCCTATGTCTATCAGGGCGGCGTCGAGCACCATCAATGGCTGACGGGTACCCAGATGATCGACGGATTGGCGCTGGGCGAGACCACGCCCGGGCCGCTCATCATGGTGGTGGCCTTCGTGGGCTTCGTGGGCGGCTGGACGCTGGAGATCTTCGGCCCGGACAGCCTGTTGCTTGCCGGTGCGGCCGGCGCCTCGGTGGCGACCCTGTTCACCTTTCTGCCGTCGTTCCTGTTCATCCTCATCGGCGCGCCGGCGGTGGAGGCCACCCGCCACGATATCAAGTTCACCGCGCCGTTGACCGGCATCACGGCGGCGGTGGTCGGCGTGGTGATCAACCTGGCCGTGTTCTTCGCCTGGCATGTATTGTGGCCTGAGGGCACGCAGGCCGCTCCCTTCAGCGGACGGTTCGAATGGTTTTCCCTGCTGATCACGATCGGCGCCTTTTTCGCACTGTGGCGCTACAAGGTCGGCATCATTCCGGTACTCGGGATCTGTTCCGCGGTCGGCCTGGTCTATTCCTTACTGGTCTGA
- a CDS encoding chromate resistance protein ChrB domain-containing protein gives MRLWRALRELGAATLRDGASLMPYSQPYQASLETLCSGVIADGGTAWLFELAEQAAPVEKEMQSLFDRTETYHELVAQLSNLQHETQHSDEVTARRHLRQAERQLEAIARIDFFPGEAYARARQALQELTDLINRIFSPREPLMESGCIEHRDIKAYSGRTWATRRNLWIDRVASAWLIRRFIDAEARFVWLQRPEDCPDEALGFDFDGAVFTHVADKVTFEVLQTSFGFDQDPGLQGLGRLVHYLDVGGRPVPEAGGFEAVLAGLRGSAPDDDALLDSATLVLDALYRHYTGR, from the coding sequence GTGAGGCTATGGCGTGCGCTCAGGGAACTGGGTGCCGCCACCCTGCGCGATGGCGCCTCTCTCATGCCCTACTCGCAACCGTACCAGGCAAGCCTGGAAACTCTCTGCAGCGGTGTCATCGCCGACGGTGGCACCGCCTGGCTGTTTGAGTTAGCCGAACAGGCCGCCCCGGTTGAGAAGGAGATGCAATCACTGTTCGATCGCACCGAAACCTATCACGAACTGGTAGCACAGCTCTCGAACCTGCAGCATGAAACTCAGCACAGCGACGAGGTGACCGCTCGCCGTCATCTGCGCCAGGCCGAGCGGCAGCTCGAAGCCATTGCCCGGATCGATTTCTTTCCCGGCGAAGCGTATGCCCGGGCCAGGCAGGCACTCCAGGAGCTGACCGATCTGATCAACCGCATCTTCTCTCCCCGGGAACCCCTGATGGAAAGCGGCTGCATCGAGCACCGGGATATCAAGGCATATTCCGGCAGGACCTGGGCCACGCGCCGGAATCTGTGGATCGATCGCGTGGCAAGCGCCTGGCTTATCCGCCGTTTCATCGATGCCGAAGCACGCTTTGTCTGGCTGCAACGACCGGAGGACTGCCCGGACGAGGCACTGGGGTTTGATTTCGACGGTGCGGTATTCACCCATGTGGCTGACAAGGTCACTTTCGAGGTTCTGCAGACGAGTTTCGGTTTCGATCAGGACCCGGGCCTGCAGGGACTGGGCCGGCTGGTTCATTATCTGGACGTAGGTGGTCGCCCTGTCCCGGAGGCGGGCGGCTTCGAGGCCGTACTGGCCGGACTGCGCGGCAGCGCGCCCGATGACGACGCCCTGCTGGACTCGGCCACGCTGGTTCTGGATGCACTTTATCGGCACTACACCGGTCGCTGA
- a CDS encoding TolC family protein has product MYRAIGMLGLLLCAMTAAGQQGVLTEDAAIRIGLSRSAVDMRTAGDVRQAEGDLLSARTRPNPELSYERESLNNADDQVEHTLQLSQRFDVAGRRALQIRAADRHLEAAQYGTRAWRAELKRQIRERYFTTLYQQKRRTAYARTREDIRLLSNTLDRRRREGDVVLYDFQRVRSERAALKAEVSDTDVAFDSAWQRLMALLGGEAQGYAALAGKLVPEQTVPQTRLADALEAHPKLQRLRTQADAYALQRQAENRSLPDVTVGLGVRREDSDRGADNGLVLSASMPLPVFDRRQAGQARSHAREMLARSEYALARDEAMADLQRLWTRVTHYRDSAREFRAEAVQAAAELIEVAQAYYRAGEIGILELLDAYRGALEAELTALELEYKARLAHIELDYLTGGAEQ; this is encoded by the coding sequence ATGTATCGCGCCATTGGAATGCTCGGCCTGTTGCTGTGCGCCATGACGGCGGCAGGGCAGCAGGGCGTTCTCACGGAAGACGCGGCCATCCGTATCGGCCTGTCGCGCAGTGCGGTGGATATGCGCACCGCGGGCGATGTCAGACAGGCGGAGGGCGACCTGCTGAGTGCCCGTACGCGCCCGAATCCCGAACTGAGCTATGAGCGGGAATCGCTGAACAACGCGGATGACCAGGTCGAGCACACGCTGCAATTGTCGCAGCGCTTCGATGTGGCAGGACGGCGGGCCCTCCAGATCAGGGCAGCGGACCGCCATCTGGAAGCGGCACAGTACGGCACCCGGGCCTGGCGGGCGGAATTGAAGCGGCAGATCCGCGAACGTTATTTCACGACCCTGTATCAGCAGAAGCGGCGCACCGCCTATGCACGCACCCGGGAGGATATCCGTCTGCTGAGCAATACACTCGATCGCCGCCGACGCGAGGGCGACGTGGTGCTCTACGATTTCCAGCGGGTCAGAAGCGAGCGCGCGGCCCTGAAGGCCGAGGTCAGCGATACGGACGTAGCCTTTGACTCGGCCTGGCAGCGACTCATGGCCCTGCTGGGTGGCGAGGCGCAGGGCTATGCTGCTCTGGCAGGTAAGCTGGTCCCGGAACAGACGGTTCCGCAGACGCGTCTGGCAGACGCGCTGGAGGCCCACCCGAAGCTGCAGCGTCTCCGGACGCAGGCGGATGCCTATGCGCTGCAACGGCAGGCGGAAAACCGCAGCCTGCCGGATGTCACCGTCGGCCTGGGCGTGAGGCGCGAGGATAGCGACCGCGGCGCCGATAACGGCCTGGTGCTCAGCGCCTCCATGCCGTTGCCCGTGTTCGACCGGCGCCAGGCCGGCCAGGCCCGTTCCCATGCGCGGGAGATGCTGGCGCGCAGTGAATACGCCCTGGCGCGGGATGAGGCGATGGCGGATCTGCAACGCCTGTGGACCCGGGTCACGCACTATCGGGACAGTGCCCGTGAGTTCCGTGCCGAGGCCGTTCAGGCCGCCGCGGAACTGATCGAAGTCGCACAGGCGTACTACCGCGCCGGTGAGATCGGCATCCTGGAACTGCTCGATGCCTATCGCGGCGCGCTGGAAGCTGAACTGACAGCGCTGGAATTGGAATACAAGGCGCGCCTTGCCCACATCGAACTCGACTATCTGACCGGAGGTGCCGAGCAATGA
- a CDS encoding efflux RND transporter periplasmic adaptor subunit produces the protein MEFPVLSVGNESPFAAHFTWLDDFRPVAGGRVSVLLHGGDLPEEEFTVKSPSIPGIFRPVVVPLYAAEREVTVILESPRQTSVHRLGTHTVYPDKADIPPQREEEPAGAISYLKEQQWQVDFATAPVVQRTLRESIRAVATVRAADDGEAELSAPHDGQLARRGGRFPTVGTQVRKGEVLAVVGSPLGRELQGLGRDVSGTALRSPIDGVIAQVLATEGSYLHKGRPVFHIIDTRRLWLEARIPENEILKLHGADGAWVPLPGRDSPLVIETAGDDANGRLVAFSQVIDSRTRTAPLILEFDNPGQQLHIGMLAQAHIYTGTKANSLAVPVSAVVRDSGVPVVYVELGGETFERRVVQLGIRDGDNVEVRSGLAPGERVVSRGAYLVKLAASSPAEAGHGHAH, from the coding sequence GTGGAGTTTCCCGTGCTGAGCGTCGGCAATGAATCCCCGTTCGCGGCGCACTTCACCTGGCTGGACGATTTCCGCCCGGTGGCCGGGGGCAGGGTGAGCGTGCTGCTGCACGGCGGAGACCTGCCGGAGGAGGAATTCACCGTGAAGTCGCCCTCCATCCCCGGCATTTTCCGGCCGGTGGTCGTCCCCCTGTACGCCGCCGAGCGGGAGGTGACGGTCATCCTCGAATCGCCCCGGCAGACCAGCGTGCACCGGCTCGGGACTCATACCGTCTACCCGGACAAGGCAGACATCCCGCCACAGAGGGAGGAGGAGCCGGCCGGGGCCATCAGCTACCTGAAGGAGCAGCAGTGGCAGGTCGACTTCGCCACGGCGCCGGTGGTGCAGCGCACCCTGCGCGAGTCCATCCGGGCGGTGGCGACTGTCCGGGCCGCCGACGACGGTGAGGCCGAGCTCAGCGCGCCGCACGACGGCCAGCTGGCCCGCCGCGGAGGCCGCTTTCCGACCGTGGGTACGCAGGTGCGCAAGGGCGAGGTCCTGGCCGTGGTTGGCTCGCCGCTCGGACGCGAGCTGCAGGGCCTGGGCCGGGACGTGAGCGGCACCGCGCTGCGTTCGCCCATCGACGGCGTCATCGCGCAGGTGCTCGCCACCGAGGGCAGTTATCTGCATAAGGGGCGGCCGGTGTTCCATATCATCGATACCCGGCGGCTGTGGCTGGAGGCCCGGATTCCCGAAAACGAGATTCTGAAACTGCACGGCGCGGACGGCGCCTGGGTGCCGCTGCCGGGACGTGACTCGCCGCTGGTGATCGAGACCGCCGGTGATGACGCCAACGGCCGGCTGGTGGCCTTCAGTCAGGTCATTGATTCACGTACCCGTACCGCGCCCCTGATCCTGGAGTTCGACAACCCCGGACAGCAGCTGCACATCGGCATGCTGGCGCAGGCGCATATCTATACCGGCACAAAGGCGAACAGCCTGGCCGTGCCCGTGTCCGCCGTCGTGCGAGACAGCGGCGTGCCGGTCGTGTATGTCGAGCTCGGCGGCGAGACCTTCGAGCGGCGGGTGGTGCAACTGGGCATTCGCGACGGCGACAACGTCGAGGTGCGCAGTGGACTGGCCCCCGGGGAACGGGTGGTGAGCCGGGGTGCCTATCTGGTCAAGCTCGCTGCCTCCAGCCCGGCCGAGGCCGGGCACGGCCACGCGCACTGA
- a CDS encoding efflux RND transporter permease subunit: MIKQTIDWSLRNRLLIFAAALLLLLWGGYESLRMPVDVFPDLTAPTVTVVTEAHGMAPQEVESLITRPIESAMNGASGVRRVRSSTGIGIAVIWVEFEWGTDIYQARQIVNEKLQLASSSLPQDLPRPVLAPVTSIMGEIMFIALHSDRHDPMQLKTAADWTVRPRLLAVPGVAEVIPNGGQTRQYQVRLDPVRLAAYEVSVDQVLEAAARTNHNVSAGFYVDGGQEVLIHGEGRVQGTEDIAETLVVRRDGQPVLIRDLGEVDIGPAPMRGTAGYNGKEAIVIGIQKQPNANTLELTERLDGVLGDLQASLPEGMRIDTHLFRQADFISVSIHNLMEALRDGAILVIAIVFVFLVSLRATLITLIAIPLSLVTAVLALKAMGSTLNTMTLGGMAIALGALVDDAIIVVENIVRRLRENALLEEERQRSRFQVVLDATREIQSSIVFATLIIMLVFLPLFFLSGVESRLMQPLGFAYVVSLAASLVVAITVTPVLSYWWLSRSRTVRKGHESRLSRGMKSLYEKLLNLSVRRWKTVSVLAVAALIPALYAIMVAGKSFLPEFNEGSLTVSAVTLPGTSLEQSDALGRRVENTLLQHPEVVATARRTGRAELDPHAQGIHASEMEVTLEMGERSKAELLAALRSDLGSIPGMNIIIGQPISHRIDHMLSGTRANIAVKLFGQDLYELRTLAQQIKGEAETVPGAVDVSVEQQADIPFLKIHFDRSAIARHGLHIEDVAEAIRTAYFGTTVSRVLEGRASFDLVVRFRDEARADMDAIRETLITTPEGAQLPLQALADIRYDLGPNTISRENVQRKIVIMANVAGRDLNSVVEDIRQGVEANVELPRGYHVEYGGQFESAESATRTLLVLGTAVIIGMYLLLFVAFHSARDAALIMVNLPLALIGGVVGVYAMDGILSVASIIGFITLFGIATRNGVMMVAHIQNLIASGEVTDVFTAVKRGAMERLIPILMTALATGLALVPLALSAGEPGSEIQAPMAVVILFGLLSSTFLNMIVVPALYLRFGSVVKGFQSGNT, encoded by the coding sequence ATGATCAAACAAACCATAGACTGGTCGCTGCGCAACCGCCTGCTGATCTTCGCCGCTGCACTGCTGCTGCTTCTCTGGGGTGGCTATGAGTCGCTGCGCATGCCCGTCGATGTCTTCCCCGATCTGACTGCGCCCACCGTGACCGTGGTCACGGAGGCTCACGGCATGGCGCCGCAGGAGGTGGAAAGCCTGATCACCCGGCCGATCGAGTCCGCCATGAACGGCGCTTCGGGCGTGCGCCGGGTGCGTTCGTCCACCGGCATCGGCATCGCGGTGATCTGGGTCGAGTTTGAATGGGGCACCGACATCTACCAGGCCCGTCAGATCGTCAACGAGAAGCTGCAGCTGGCCAGCAGCTCATTGCCGCAGGATCTGCCGCGCCCGGTGCTGGCCCCGGTCACGTCCATCATGGGCGAGATCATGTTCATCGCGCTGCATTCGGATCGCCATGACCCGATGCAGCTCAAGACCGCGGCCGACTGGACGGTGCGCCCGCGGCTGCTGGCGGTGCCCGGGGTGGCCGAGGTGATTCCCAACGGTGGCCAGACCCGGCAGTACCAGGTCCGGCTCGATCCGGTCCGACTCGCCGCCTACGAGGTCAGCGTGGATCAGGTGCTCGAGGCCGCCGCCCGCACCAACCACAATGTCTCGGCCGGCTTCTATGTCGATGGCGGCCAGGAGGTTCTGATCCATGGCGAGGGCCGGGTGCAGGGTACCGAGGACATCGCCGAGACCCTGGTGGTGCGGCGCGACGGGCAGCCGGTGCTGATCCGTGACCTCGGCGAGGTCGACATCGGACCGGCGCCGATGCGGGGAACAGCCGGCTACAACGGCAAGGAAGCCATTGTCATCGGCATCCAGAAACAGCCCAATGCCAATACCCTGGAGCTGACCGAACGCCTGGACGGGGTACTGGGCGACCTGCAGGCATCACTGCCCGAGGGGATGCGGATCGACACCCATCTGTTCCGGCAGGCGGATTTCATCTCCGTGTCCATCCACAACCTCATGGAGGCCCTGCGCGACGGCGCCATCCTGGTGATCGCGATCGTATTCGTGTTCCTGGTGAGCCTCCGCGCCACCCTGATCACCCTGATCGCCATCCCCCTGTCGCTGGTTACGGCGGTGCTGGCACTGAAGGCCATGGGCAGCACCCTCAACACCATGACGCTCGGCGGCATGGCCATCGCCCTGGGCGCGCTGGTGGATGACGCCATCATCGTGGTCGAGAATATCGTGCGACGATTGCGCGAGAATGCGTTGCTTGAAGAGGAGCGCCAGCGCTCCCGCTTCCAGGTGGTGCTGGACGCGACACGCGAGATCCAGAGCTCGATTGTCTTCGCCACCCTGATCATCATGCTGGTGTTCCTGCCGCTGTTCTTCCTCTCCGGGGTGGAGAGCCGCCTGATGCAGCCGCTGGGCTTCGCCTACGTGGTCTCGCTGGCCGCCTCGCTGGTGGTGGCCATCACGGTCACGCCGGTGTTGAGCTACTGGTGGCTCAGTCGCTCCCGGACCGTGCGCAAGGGCCACGAATCTCGCCTGTCACGCGGGATGAAGTCTTTGTATGAAAAGCTGCTCAACCTGAGCGTCCGCCGCTGGAAGACGGTGAGCGTGCTGGCCGTGGCCGCCCTCATTCCCGCTCTCTACGCAATCATGGTGGCGGGCAAATCCTTCCTGCCGGAGTTCAACGAAGGCAGCCTGACCGTCAGTGCCGTCACCCTGCCCGGGACCTCGCTGGAGCAGTCCGACGCCCTGGGGCGACGGGTCGAGAACACCCTGCTGCAGCATCCGGAGGTGGTGGCCACCGCGCGGCGCACCGGCCGGGCGGAACTGGACCCGCACGCCCAGGGGATCCATGCCTCGGAGATGGAGGTGACCCTGGAGATGGGCGAGCGCAGCAAGGCGGAACTGCTGGCCGCGCTGCGCAGTGATCTGGGCAGCATCCCGGGGATGAACATCATCATCGGTCAGCCCATATCGCACCGCATCGATCACATGCTTTCCGGCACCCGGGCCAATATCGCGGTCAAGCTGTTCGGCCAGGACCTGTATGAGCTGCGCACCCTGGCGCAGCAGATCAAGGGCGAAGCCGAGACCGTACCCGGCGCGGTGGATGTCAGTGTCGAGCAGCAGGCCGACATCCCCTTCCTGAAGATCCATTTCGACCGTTCGGCGATCGCCCGGCACGGCCTGCACATCGAGGATGTGGCCGAGGCGATCCGCACGGCCTACTTCGGCACCACCGTCTCCCGGGTGCTGGAGGGCAGGGCGAGCTTCGACCTGGTCGTCCGTTTCCGGGACGAGGCCAGGGCCGACATGGATGCCATCCGTGAGACCCTCATCACCACGCCCGAAGGCGCCCAGCTTCCGCTGCAGGCGCTGGCCGACATCCGCTACGATCTGGGGCCCAACACCATCAGCCGCGAGAACGTGCAGCGCAAGATCGTCATCATGGCCAATGTGGCCGGCCGGGATCTCAACAGCGTGGTCGAGGATATCCGACAGGGCGTGGAGGCGAATGTCGAGCTGCCGCGCGGTTACCATGTCGAGTACGGCGGTCAGTTCGAGAGCGCGGAATCCGCCACCCGGACGCTGCTGGTGCTGGGAACGGCGGTCATCATCGGCATGTACCTGCTGCTGTTCGTGGCCTTCCATTCCGCGCGTGACGCGGCGCTGATCATGGTCAACCTGCCGCTGGCGCTCATCGGCGGGGTGGTCGGGGTGTATGCCATGGACGGCATCCTGTCCGTCGCCTCGATCATCGGCTTCATCACCCTGTTTGGTATCGCCACGCGCAACGGCGTGATGATGGTCGCCCACATTCAGAATCTTATCGCCTCCGGCGAGGTGACCGACGTCTTCACTGCCGTGAAACGCGGCGCCATGGAGCGGTTGATCCCGATCCTGATGACGGCGCTGGCCACCGGTCTCGCCCTGGTGCCACTGGCACTGAGCGCAGGTGAGCCGGGCTCAGAGATCCAGGCGCCCATGGCCGTTGTGATTCTGTTCGGACTGCTGAGTTCGACTTTCCTCAATATGATTGTGGTGCCGGCCCTGTATCTGAGGTTCGGGTCGGTGGTTAAGGGCTTCCAGAGCGGAAATACCTGA
- a CDS encoding DUF3147 family protein, translated as MLYYGLKITITLALIIAASEIAKRSTLLGGLVASIPIVSVLAMVWLYVETRSAVKVELFARDIFWMVLPSLSLFICLPILLKQGWNFWLSLGVSIAVMFGCYLLVLILFKDVSPGMLNK; from the coding sequence ATGCTCTATTACGGACTGAAGATCACCATCACACTGGCGCTGATCATCGCCGCGTCGGAGATCGCCAAGCGCAGCACGCTGCTGGGCGGTCTGGTCGCGTCGATCCCGATCGTCTCGGTGCTGGCCATGGTCTGGCTCTATGTCGAGACCCGGTCGGCGGTCAAAGTCGAGCTGTTCGCACGGGATATCTTCTGGATGGTGCTGCCGTCGCTGTCTCTCTTTATCTGTCTGCCCATCCTGCTCAAGCAGGGGTGGAACTTCTGGCTCAGCCTGGGAGTGTCGATCGCGGTCATGTTCGGCTGTTATCTGCTGGTGCTGATCCTGTTCAAGGATGTCAGTCCGGGTATGCTGAACAAATAG
- a CDS encoding DUF6064 family protein, whose translation MMELPFSHAGFLEVFAAFNSRFLPLLIFLWAVTAFVFLRLHSGGSQLSRWVVLLLVVHWGWAGVAYHWLYFAQINPAAPLFGALFLLQAGLLAWYGLFKRQLVFVPAAHGWSAIGWLFILSGLAYPFITPVAGMEYPLLPVFGIPCPTTLITIGALLMVPREQVRPVAVIPIIWAVIGGSAVFLFRVWPDLMLFAAAILLAVYSLDVRRFARSIRSLGK comes from the coding sequence ATGATGGAGCTGCCGTTCAGTCATGCCGGGTTCCTGGAGGTGTTCGCGGCTTTCAATAGCCGCTTCCTGCCGCTGTTGATCTTTCTGTGGGCCGTGACCGCTTTCGTCTTCTTACGGCTCCACTCCGGAGGTTCACAACTGAGTCGGTGGGTTGTGCTGCTGCTGGTCGTCCACTGGGGATGGGCGGGCGTGGCGTATCACTGGCTGTACTTCGCGCAAATCAACCCCGCCGCGCCCTTGTTCGGTGCTCTGTTTCTTCTGCAGGCAGGGCTTCTGGCCTGGTATGGTTTGTTCAAACGACAACTCGTTTTTGTTCCCGCAGCCCATGGCTGGTCGGCCATCGGCTGGCTGTTCATCCTCAGCGGACTGGCTTATCCCTTCATTACACCGGTTGCCGGCATGGAGTATCCGCTTTTGCCTGTATTCGGCATACCCTGCCCAACCACACTGATTACCATCGGTGCCCTGCTCATGGTGCCGAGAGAGCAGGTCCGTCCTGTTGCCGTGATACCGATAATATGGGCGGTGATCGGGGGATCCGCGGTGTTCCTGTTCAGAGTATGGCCGGACCTGATGTTGTTCGCTGCAGCCATCCTGCTCGCGGTTTACAGTCTTGATGTCAGACGCTTTGCTCGCAGCATTCGATCACTTGGTAAATGA